The Candidatus Neomarinimicrobiota bacterium genomic sequence TACAACAAACCGACAGGAGATGACATGCAGGGCGAACTCACCATGACCCTGACCAACAAGCAGGGGGAAAGCAGAGTCCGTACCCTGAAACAGTACATCAAATACGGTGATGAGGTGGACAAAAAAATCATGTTCTTTCAGGCGCCGGCTGACGTGCGGGGAACATCTTTTATGAATTGGAGTTATGCCGACGGCCGGGATGATGACCAGTGGATTTACCTGCCGGCCCTGAAGCGGACCAAGCGGATTTCCAGTGACGGAAAAAGCGACTATTTCATGGGGTCGGATTTTACCTATGATGATTTGGGGGACCGCCATCCCGACGAAGATACCCATACACTTCTTCGGGAAGAAACCCTTGAAGGAAAAACCTGCTGGGTTGTGGAAAGCATTCCCAAAGAAGAGGATTATATGTATTCCAAAACCATTACATGGGTTATGAAAGATAATTACCTGGGTCTTCGCCGTGAATTCTATGATGAAGACGGTGATTTGTTGAAAATCCTCACGATCAAAAAGTTTGATCAGATTGACGGATTCTGGACCATCCTTGAAACGGAAATGAAAAATGTGCAGAAAGATCATAAAACAAATATGGCTTTCAATAACGTGCAGATCAATCGGGGCATTCCGGACAGACGCTTTACAGAACGCAGTATGACACTGGGACGATAAGAAAGAGAAAGGAGAATCCATGTTGATCAGAAAAATGAAATACATAATTCTTGTAGGTTTGATCATGATAAATGGTTCTGTCTATGGGATGGATAACATATATATTTCAGGATATGCCCGGAATTACACCGGTATGCTCCTCGAGGGAGACCGGGATTTTTCCATCATACAGAACACCCTGGATCTGAATTTTGAAAAGAAAAGCATGAAAGGGGGATTATTGGTTAACCCCTATCTGTACCACACATTTGATAGCAATCTGGAGATCGGTCTCCGGGAAGCCTATCTCGACCTGTTTTTCGATAATTTTGATCTGAGGATCGGGAAACAGCAGATTATCCAGGGCAAGGCGGAAGGGGCCTTTATTACGGATGTTGTATCACCCAAAGACCTGCAGGAATTTCTCCTGCCGGATTTTGACGAGATCCGCATGGGTGTAACGGCCTTTAAAATCAATGCTTATCACGGCAATTCCACTTATGAAGCCGTATGGGTTCCGGTTTTTACTCCGACCCGGATGCCCGATGCCACTTCCATCTGGAATCCGGGGATGGATTATCCCGTTCAGCCGGTCTTTGACTATTCCACGTCGGATGTCCCCGCCCGGCTGGAAAACAGTGAAGCTTTTATCCGTTACAGCACCCTGACCTCCCGTTTTGATCTGGAGCTGGTGGGAGGATACATGTTCTATGATGATCCGGTGATGCACATGACAAAAGAGTTTAACCCGGTCACACAGCAATTGACAGGGCTCACGGTCCGCCCTGAATATCACCGGGTAACCCTGGGAGGCGGAAGTGTCAGTTTACCTGTCGGTTCCATTATCCTCCGGGGCGAAAGCGGGTTTTATTCTGGGCGCTATTTTCAGATTGAATCACCGGCTTATCCGGATGCCACGGTGAAGAAAAATTTCCTTCACAGCATGGCGGGACTGGATTTTAATGTCCGGGGGATTATCTTCAGTTCCCAGATCATCCAGGAGTATATCCTGGATTATGAATCCGGGATACTCAACGATGAATTTGATCACACGCTCACATTTCTGGCAAAGAAAGATTTTCTGCAGGAAAAATTATGGCTTGAACTTTTCATCTATACAGGGTTGAACGAAGGAGATGCCCTGATCCGCCCCAAAATCTCCTATTCTTTTACCGACGGATTTGATATCCTTTTGGGAAGTAACATATTTGCAGGGGATGCCGGCCGATTTGGGCGCTTTGACGATAATGACATGATTTATGCGAAAATTAAATATTATTTCTAGATCCCAAATTCAACAATTAAGTGCAACTTAAGAATTTTTGGAAAAATCGAGGATTTTATCGGTGAAGCACTTATATTGAAAATCACCGATAAGGAAAAATGCCATGAAACATGTCAAGATCGGTTTTTTGGGTCTCATTTTAGTGTATTCATCCCTTTTTTCTGAGGAATTCTTGCGGGTTGAAGGCGGTGCCAAATGGCTCATGTGGTTTCCGGATCAGCCAAAACGGGCAGAAATAAAAACGAAGGGCTATGCCGGGATAACCCTTAATGCCCGGTTGAATTACAAAAATATTATCCGGTTGTACAATCTGAAATATGAATTTTCAAATGGTATTCAGGCACCTACCACAAAAGGACGGGATGAACTGATCAAAAACAAGGTCGGAACAACGGGATATGTTCTGTTCCACCTATTGTCCGATATATTCATTCCTGATGCCTGGAACAATCTGGCCATTGTTTTTCGGACTCATTATGAGGATTACCGGTCCACAGTGCATTTTACGGATGATGTGAAATATATCCCCTATAATTTCAATGAGGACCCTTTTATCGATTATTATTCTGCCGGAGAGGAAGCGGAATTTTACACACGGTTCAGTGATGCTTTTTTGGGAATTTCCCTGGGAAGTCCACCCGGTGCAGAAAAATTTGCCAGAGGTTATTTTGGAGGGGGTAAAACGCTTTATCAAAAACCCTACACATTTCATATCGGTGAACAGGAAATCGAGGATACGATTACCGATACACGTTTTACAGGATATTTCGCCGGGGCGGGACTTGTAGCCCGGTATCCCCTCCAAAGCCGGGAAGCGCTCTTTTTTACATTGGAGTATCATGTGGGATCAGGTGAAATGGAGCTGGTAAAAGATCGGGTGGACATTACCCGGATAGCCGATAACAATAAAAGCAGTATTAACTACAGAGCTATGGAAATGTGCATGGAATATGAACGGATTCTCATTCCCGGTAAAATTACCATGGGTATGGAAAGCAATTTTAAAATCAAATCTTTTGACCTTCAGACACCCAGTATGACCTATGAAGAAGCTTATAACATGAACCAGGACTACTTTTGGGGAATCAAGGTGAATGTCGGATGGGTTTTGTAATGAGAAATTGTCCCTTGATACGACCGTCTGTCCTTTTCAACCACCGTTGATATGGTCACGTATCTGCCTTGGAACTAAAATAAGTATTCGTCTTTATTTTATTTTTAGTACACAACCTAAAATAAAGGGGCCGGGAAGGCAGCCCTGTGCGCGGGATAGCATCACGGTATCGAGAAGCTTGTGGCAGTTTTTTGTTTTTGATGCCATTCTAATTCCCTACAGACCTAATCGTTTTGCTACATCTTCAAAGTCCGGAGCCTCTGCATAGATCTTTTCGAATTCGGCGCGGGCACGAGACTTTTGCCCCAAATCCTCGTAGATCAGAGCGCGCTCGTAACGCAGAGCACGGAGGAGATCATCGGACCGGCCTTTCTTACGGCGCAGGGCGACTGTTAAAACCTCGCGAGCTGCATCCGGCAGGCCGAGCTCATGCAAAGCCCTTGCCTTGTATAGCAGCAACGTAGCATGGATTGACGTGTCGTTCCCGATGCCCTCAACCAACCGCACAACCTTCCGGAAAACCTTCTTATCGCCCGGATGAGCGTCCATCAACAGTTCCGCAAGAGACAACTTCACCACCACGTCGTCGGGTTCAAGCCGGCGCAGCTTTTCCAGGCAGGCAATCGCGTCCTGCCAGCGCTCCTGATGTTGATAGACTTCTACCAGGCCCAGCAGCACATCCCGAAGATCCGGACCCACATGCGCGGACACCTCGTCCGTGATGGGGAGGCTCATTGTGGCGGAGATACCGTACCTGGAGAAGTAACGGCCCAGACAGCTGTGTTTTTCGGTAGCCGTAACCAGGTAACTCGCAGCTTCTTTCAGTCGCCCCATCTTGAGGGCCAGAAAGCCGGCGAGGTACGCTCCGTCTGCGAGATGAGCCGCTTGCTCAAGGTGGTGAAGCGCTTTGTTCTCATTCCCCAGTACCAGTTCCCGGCAACCGTCCACCAGGGCCTCCTCGTCGTCCGGTGTGACGAGCCGCTTGAAGAAGCCCAGGGTCAGGCGATCTTTCGTGCGGACTGAAGGGACCTCCGGCGCAACTGAAGACGCATTTCTTTTACCACCTGAGCTCCCGCCTGAAAGAGTTGTGGTGTAAAAGAGTCCCGTTCCCGGAATTCCCACTGTCGTCCGTTTCCCGCGGGAGCCGACAGTGAACTTTGCACCGCGTGGCCCGAACGAGAGCGATCCTCCCGACTTACTCAGGTTCAGGGTCACTTCTGGTGCGATCTTGATTCGTCTCCAGAAACGAAAGCTCATGATAGTTACTCCTCAGATTACCACTTTTTCCAGACGTTCCTTGCGTTTTTCCCAGTCCGGCAGAATTCGCCCGAGAAGGTGGTAAAATTTTTTATCATGGTGTGGATAAAGCAGATGACACAGTTCAT encodes the following:
- a CDS encoding DUF4236 domain-containing protein, with the translated sequence MSFRFWRRIKIAPEVTLNLSKSGGSLSFGPRGAKFTVGSRGKRTTVGIPGTGLFYTTTLSGGSSGGKRNASSVAPEVPSVRTKDRLTLGFFKRLVTPDDEEALVDGCRELVLGNENKALHHLEQAAHLADGAYLAGFLALKMGRLKEAASYLVTATEKHSCLGRYFSRYGISATMSLPITDEVSAHVGPDLRDVLLGLVEVYQHQERWQDAIACLEKLRRLEPDDVVVKLSLAELLMDAHPGDKKVFRKVVRLVEGIGNDTSIHATLLLYKARALHELGLPDAAREVLTVALRRKKGRSDDLLRALRYERALIYEDLGQKSRARAEFEKIYAEAPDFEDVAKRLGL
- a CDS encoding outer membrane lipoprotein-sorting protein encodes the protein MKKTHAALFMSLLLTIFMIQPLSAEITGKQIMEDVYNKPTGDDMQGELTMTLTNKQGESRVRTLKQYIKYGDEVDKKIMFFQAPADVRGTSFMNWSYADGRDDDQWIYLPALKRTKRISSDGKSDYFMGSDFTYDDLGDRHPDEDTHTLLREETLEGKTCWVVESIPKEEDYMYSKTITWVMKDNYLGLRREFYDEDGDLLKILTIKKFDQIDGFWTILETEMKNVQKDHKTNMAFNNVQINRGIPDRRFTERSMTLGR